A DNA window from Shewanella baltica contains the following coding sequences:
- a CDS encoding D-2-hydroxyacid dehydrogenase, with product MGHKLLLLTKANQQYRDLIEAQELPDLEILDDNPAGIIEADIWLAEPKLAAPLLPHAKNLQWLQSSFAGIDALMSPRGRKDYQLTNIKGIFGPLMSEFVFSYLLAHIRGHGFYRQQQQQKQWQVQPPIRHTSLQGMRLLLLGTGSIAQHLAQTAKHFGMHVTGINRSGNTVEGFDAIEAMTNLAQTLMQTDVVVNLLPSTPATQNLLNAETLGRLKDDAVLFNVGRGDALDLDALNVQLIAKPAQQAILDVFAQEPLPNSHPIWERENAIITPHISAPSHPAQIVEIFSQNYRRYISGEPLQNRIDFSKGY from the coding sequence ATGGGGCACAAGTTACTCTTGCTAACGAAGGCAAATCAACAGTATCGCGATTTGATTGAGGCGCAGGAACTCCCTGATTTAGAGATACTCGACGATAATCCAGCGGGCATAATTGAAGCGGATATTTGGTTAGCCGAACCTAAACTCGCCGCGCCCCTATTACCCCATGCTAAAAATCTGCAATGGTTACAATCAAGCTTTGCAGGCATAGATGCTCTGATGAGCCCAAGGGGCAGAAAAGACTATCAACTCACCAATATTAAAGGCATTTTCGGCCCGTTGATGAGTGAGTTTGTGTTCAGTTACTTACTCGCGCATATCCGTGGCCATGGCTTTTATCGCCAGCAGCAACAGCAAAAACAGTGGCAAGTTCAACCTCCCATACGTCACACAAGTTTACAAGGAATGCGATTGCTCTTACTTGGTACTGGCTCAATTGCCCAGCATCTAGCGCAGACGGCAAAACACTTTGGCATGCATGTCACAGGGATCAATCGTAGTGGTAATACCGTTGAAGGTTTTGATGCTATTGAAGCGATGACCAATTTAGCCCAGACGTTGATGCAAACCGATGTGGTGGTCAATTTACTGCCCAGCACTCCGGCAACCCAGAACCTGCTTAACGCTGAAACCTTAGGCAGACTAAAAGATGATGCAGTGCTGTTTAACGTCGGCCGCGGTGATGCACTCGATCTCGATGCGCTTAATGTCCAGCTTATCGCTAAACCTGCCCAACAAGCGATTCTCGATGTTTTTGCTCAAGAACCTTTGCCCAATAGCCATCCCATTTGGGAGCGGGAAAATGCCATCATTACGCCGCATATTTCTGCGCCAAGCCATCCCGCACAAATCGTCGAGATTTTTAGCCAAAACTATCGCCGCTACATTAGCGGTGAGCCACTGCAGAATCGAATCGACTTTAGTAAGGGCTATTGA
- a CDS encoding DUF3392 domain-containing protein translates to MDQLVALIAQLGNMLRPWAFDIATAMVVCLILVFSADVNRILRRHLLGHSFVLRTFVFIIVNAFGYGLLIVKATPWVARHIVAMPSHWMFLLIVAMFIFIGYWAQRNSQA, encoded by the coding sequence ATGGATCAGTTAGTCGCCCTTATTGCCCAGTTGGGTAACATGCTTCGCCCTTGGGCTTTTGATATTGCTACCGCTATGGTGGTGTGTCTTATTTTGGTTTTTTCAGCGGATGTCAATCGTATCCTAAGGCGTCATTTGTTGGGGCATTCTTTTGTGCTGCGAACATTTGTTTTTATTATTGTGAATGCCTTTGGCTATGGCCTATTGATCGTGAAAGCCACACCTTGGGTGGCAAGACACATAGTGGCTATGCCATCCCATTGGATGTTTCTGTTAATTGTGGCCATGTTTATTTTTATCGGCTATTGGGCTCAGCGAAATAGCCAAGCTTAA
- a CDS encoding glycerophosphodiester phosphodiesterase, which yields MLIFAHRGASGYQAENTLAAMAKALELGAQAVELDVHNVEGELVVFHDRRLDNKSSGSGVIHLVSKDYLASINVKGEPIPTLWQVLELIAGRCIVNIELKGINTVTPLIDLYPKALSQLEFTQEQLLISSFNHPYLRELKQALPEALVAPLLASIPLDNAAVVSELNAYSLHLDLSFISQALVDDAHNRGAKVYVYTVDHSDDIHALKQMGVDGVFSNYPDRAMQALDQVATADYCGYFE from the coding sequence ATGCTTATTTTTGCTCACCGCGGCGCCAGCGGTTATCAGGCCGAAAATACCTTAGCCGCCATGGCTAAGGCGTTAGAATTAGGGGCTCAGGCCGTCGAGCTCGATGTGCATAATGTCGAAGGTGAGTTAGTCGTGTTCCACGACCGAAGGCTTGATAATAAAAGCTCGGGCTCTGGCGTGATCCATTTAGTGAGTAAGGATTATCTGGCGAGCATCAATGTGAAAGGCGAACCCATACCAACCTTATGGCAGGTACTTGAGCTGATTGCGGGGCGCTGCATAGTCAATATTGAATTAAAAGGCATTAATACCGTCACGCCGTTAATCGATTTATATCCAAAGGCCTTGAGTCAGCTTGAGTTTACCCAGGAGCAGTTACTGATCTCCTCCTTTAATCACCCCTATCTGCGCGAACTTAAACAAGCTTTGCCCGAGGCTTTAGTCGCGCCGCTGCTGGCCAGTATTCCACTTGATAATGCCGCGGTTGTCAGTGAGCTAAATGCTTACTCGCTGCACTTAGATCTCAGCTTTATCAGCCAAGCCTTAGTGGATGACGCCCACAACAGAGGCGCTAAGGTTTATGTTTATACGGTCGATCATAGCGACGATATTCATGCACTTAAGCAGATGGGCGTCGATGGCGTGTTCAGCAATTATCCCGACCGTGCCATGCAAGCCTTAGATCAAGTGGCCACGGCCGATTACTGTGGTTACTTTGAATAA
- a CDS encoding IS3 family transposase (programmed frameshift), with the protein MTSTIKRTQRDYSLAFKLAVVDQVEKGELTYKQAQDKYGIQGCSTVLVWLRKHGKLDWSQGTPSTSMRGHLMTEPTTLTPEQKIKALEAELEDTRMKAAFFEAIVEKLRTDYGISVGKKATSETLQEKTAIGYRVTQCCRYLGISRQAYYQQCQRQKVSEQREQHVLQTVQYERLFQPRIGTRKLQYLLNKSHQIVIGRDRLFSSLRAHRLLVAPKRAYHKTTHSHHRFRCHPNLLKPSEQQVDITRSEQVWVADITYLPLQNNEAYLSLVTDAWSRKIVGYHVDDNLKTDGVLTAYKQALRQRQDKDKPLIHHSDRGIQYCSNAYQAVHTHHGVTCSMTDGYDCYQNALAERVNGILKQEFLTHKPATLQEARQMVAEAVAIYNQRRPHLALKYKTPDEVHQAF; encoded by the exons ATGACTTCAACAATTAAACGAACTCAACGTGATTATTCCCTCGCTTTTAAATTGGCCGTTGTCGACCAAGTGGAAAAAGGCGAGCTGACTTATAAGCAGGCCCAAGACAAGTACGGTATTCAAGGTTGTTCCACCGTGTTAGTTTGGCTTCGCAAACATGGAAAACTGGATTGGTCCCAAGGAACACCATCTACATCAATGCGAGGACATTTAATGACTGAGCCCACCACACTCACTCCCGAGCAAAAGATAAAAGCACTCGAAGCCGAACTTGAAGATACCCGCATGAAAGCCGCGTTCTTCGAAGCCATTGTCGAAAAACTTAGAACTGACTACGGGATTTCTGTCG GTAAAAAAGCCACGAGCGAAACGCTCCAGGAAAAAACGGCCATAGGTTATCGCGTCACCCAATGCTGTCGCTACCTCGGGATTAGCCGTCAGGCGTATTATCAGCAATGTCAGCGGCAAAAAGTATCAGAGCAGAGGGAGCAACACGTGTTGCAAACGGTGCAATATGAACGGTTATTTCAACCACGAATAGGTACACGCAAGTTGCAGTATTTACTGAATAAATCACATCAAATAGTGATTGGGCGAGACCGGTTATTTAGCAGCCTCAGAGCGCATCGTTTGTTGGTCGCACCTAAACGGGCGTACCACAAAACGACTCACAGTCATCATCGATTTAGGTGTCATCCCAACTTGCTTAAGCCCAGTGAGCAACAAGTGGACATCACTCGCTCAGAGCAAGTCTGGGTGGCTGATATTACCTATCTGCCACTGCAAAATAATGAAGCCTACTTAAGCCTGGTGACCGATGCCTGGTCACGAAAAATCGTGGGCTATCATGTTGATGATAATCTCAAAACAGATGGTGTGCTAACAGCGTACAAACAGGCACTGAGGCAGCGGCAAGACAAAGATAAACCGCTGATACACCACTCAGATCGAGGAATACAATACTGCTCAAACGCTTATCAAGCGGTTCACACACATCATGGTGTGACATGCTCAATGACAGACGGATATGACTGCTATCAAAATGCATTAGCAGAACGCGTAAATGGCATATTGAAGCAGGAGTTTTTAACACATAAGCCAGCAACGCTGCAGGAGGCGCGACAGATGGTGGCAGAAGCGGTCGCCATATATAATCAACGACGGCCACATTTGGCCTTAAAATATAAAACGCCCGATGAGGTTCATCAGGCGTTTTAG
- a CDS encoding DMT family transporter — protein MSSAKPSGLIELHLAVLLFGGTALFSKLIPLSALDITFLRCIVAATVLGLLVKLSRKRLTLASKQDYLVAIGLGVIVSLHWVTYFAAMQLSSVAIGMIAFFTYPVMTVIAEPLLTGSKIKLLDMISGVLVLIGVILLIPEANLGNDTTLGIAIGIVSAILFTARNLLHKRYFSQYSGPHAMFYQTLVAVVFLMPWHQTELNSISLEVWGLIILLGVVFTAAPHALFTSALRQLSAKTVGLVSCLQPFYGAMLALIILGEELNLNTVIGGTIIVATAIFETHQSHQSQRRKKNA, from the coding sequence TTGAGTTCTGCTAAACCTTCGGGATTAATTGAATTACATTTGGCTGTGCTGCTATTTGGCGGCACAGCTTTGTTTTCTAAATTAATCCCACTCAGTGCCCTCGACATCACCTTCCTACGCTGTATCGTCGCAGCCACTGTGTTAGGTTTGCTGGTCAAACTCAGCCGTAAACGGCTAACGCTGGCCAGCAAACAAGATTATCTGGTCGCCATCGGGCTTGGGGTTATCGTAAGCCTGCATTGGGTCACGTATTTTGCCGCCATGCAGCTCTCGTCGGTCGCCATTGGCATGATTGCGTTTTTCACCTATCCGGTGATGACAGTGATTGCCGAGCCGTTGCTGACAGGCAGTAAAATAAAATTACTCGATATGATCAGCGGCGTGTTAGTGCTGATAGGGGTGATATTACTCATCCCTGAGGCCAATTTAGGTAACGACACTACGCTGGGCATTGCCATCGGCATAGTGTCCGCCATCTTGTTCACCGCCCGTAACTTATTGCACAAACGCTACTTTTCCCAGTACAGCGGCCCACATGCCATGTTCTACCAAACCTTGGTCGCCGTCGTGTTCCTAATGCCGTGGCACCAAACGGAACTGAACAGCATCTCACTCGAAGTGTGGGGGTTAATTATTTTACTCGGCGTCGTCTTTACCGCCGCGCCCCACGCACTATTTACTTCCGCACTGAGGCAACTCAGCGCCAAAACGGTTGGGCTAGTCTCTTGCTTACAGCCCTTCTATGGCGCCATGTTAGCGCTGATTATTTTGGGTGAAGAGCTCAATCTTAATACCGTAATCGGCGGCACTATCATAGTCGCGACCGCCATCTTCGAAACCCATCAATCGCACCAGTCACAGCGGCGAAAAAAGAACGCCTGA
- the asd gene encoding archaetidylserine decarboxylase (Phosphatidylserine decarboxylase is synthesized as a single chain precursor. Generation of the pyruvoyl active site from a Ser is coupled to cleavage of a Gly-Ser bond between the larger (beta) and smaller (alpha chains). It is an integral membrane protein.), with the protein MDKVKIALQYMLPKHLLSRLVGKLAAAEAGALTTAAIKWFIKQYKIDMSEAAQSEPEAYKSFNAFFTRALKPGIRPLDMDADIMVHPVDGAVSQLGPIKNGRIFQAKGHHYSSLTLLGDQAEDAKRFEGGDFATIYLAPKDYHRIHMPIKGTLSKMTYVPGELFSVNPLTARNVPGLFARNERVVAIFETELGPLAMVLVGATIVASIETVWAGTVTPPTGKQVFTWEYPTQGPDAITLDKGEEMGRFKLGSTVVMLFAKDAIATFAEGVEAEAVTRMGQAFANLKDVKQAD; encoded by the coding sequence TTGGATAAAGTCAAAATAGCGCTGCAGTACATGCTGCCGAAACACTTATTATCTCGTTTAGTGGGTAAACTGGCCGCCGCAGAAGCGGGCGCGTTAACCACGGCCGCTATCAAGTGGTTTATCAAGCAATATAAAATTGATATGAGCGAAGCGGCGCAGAGTGAGCCTGAAGCCTATAAAAGCTTTAATGCCTTTTTTACCCGCGCCCTTAAACCCGGTATTCGTCCGTTAGATATGGACGCCGATATCATGGTGCATCCCGTCGATGGTGCAGTAAGCCAATTAGGCCCAATTAAAAACGGCCGCATCTTCCAAGCTAAGGGTCACCACTATTCATCGTTAACCCTGCTTGGCGATCAAGCTGAAGATGCTAAACGCTTCGAAGGCGGTGATTTTGCGACTATCTATCTGGCGCCTAAAGACTATCACCGTATTCACATGCCGATTAAAGGCACGTTATCAAAAATGACTTACGTACCTGGTGAACTGTTTTCAGTGAATCCGTTAACGGCCAGAAACGTACCCGGTCTCTTTGCCCGTAACGAACGTGTGGTGGCGATTTTCGAAACCGAATTAGGTCCATTGGCCATGGTATTGGTTGGAGCAACGATTGTTGCCAGTATCGAAACCGTCTGGGCAGGCACAGTCACGCCGCCGACAGGTAAGCAAGTCTTCACTTGGGAATATCCAACCCAAGGCCCCGATGCCATCACCTTAGACAAGGGCGAAGAAATGGGTCGCTTCAAGTTAGGCAGTACTGTAGTGATGTTGTTTGCTAAAGATGCTATTGCGACCTTTGCTGAAGGCGTCGAAGCCGAAGCAGTAACACGTATGGGACAAGCCTTCGCTAACCTGAAAGATGTTAAGCAAGCGGATTAA
- the rsgA gene encoding small ribosomal subunit biogenesis GTPase RsgA, whose protein sequence is MSKKKPLSQGQLRRMRANHEKRLNRDSGNKNTPELQDSSLGQEQPGTVISRFGQHADIETESGQIVRCNIRRAVTSLVTGDKVIVRLAIESQANSGIAGIVEAVHPRRSSLTRPDLYDGVKIIASNIDQILIVSSVLPSFTTQIIDRYLVAAEDTDIPPIIILNKIDLLNPDEAQAIDEALQRYKDIGYPVYKVSSKLGDGIDTIKDILKDKVSVFAGQSGVGKSSIINALLPDAELVIGDVSDNSGLGQHTTTTAKLLHLPSGGDLIDSPGVREFALWHLPAQRVGWCFIEFREYLGACKFRDCKHGDDPGCALQEALSQGKISADRFHNYHKIIASLDEQRHARHFRAATDE, encoded by the coding sequence GTGAGTAAAAAGAAACCCCTAAGCCAAGGTCAATTACGCCGTATGCGCGCTAATCACGAGAAGCGACTCAATCGTGATAGTGGCAATAAAAATACGCCAGAGTTACAGGATAGTTCATTGGGGCAAGAACAGCCCGGTACTGTGATTTCTCGTTTTGGCCAACATGCCGACATAGAAACCGAAAGCGGCCAAATTGTGCGCTGTAATATTCGCCGTGCCGTCACCAGTTTAGTGACTGGCGATAAAGTGATCGTACGCTTAGCCATTGAGAGCCAAGCCAATAGCGGTATCGCAGGTATTGTTGAAGCCGTTCATCCACGTCGCTCATCACTCACACGCCCAGATTTATACGATGGCGTGAAAATCATCGCCTCGAATATCGACCAAATTTTAATTGTGTCCTCGGTATTACCCAGCTTTACCACCCAGATCATCGACCGTTATTTAGTGGCCGCTGAAGATACCGATATTCCGCCTATCATCATTTTGAATAAAATTGACTTACTCAACCCCGATGAAGCGCAGGCAATCGATGAAGCGCTGCAGCGTTATAAAGATATTGGTTATCCAGTTTATAAGGTCAGCAGCAAGTTAGGTGATGGTATCGATACCATCAAAGACATACTCAAAGATAAAGTCAGCGTATTTGCCGGCCAATCTGGTGTGGGTAAGTCATCGATCATCAATGCCCTATTACCCGATGCCGAACTGGTGATTGGTGATGTTTCCGATAACTCAGGTTTAGGTCAACACACCACCACCACAGCCAAACTGTTGCACTTGCCTAGTGGCGGCGATTTAATCGACTCCCCAGGCGTGCGCGAATTCGCCCTTTGGCATCTTCCTGCGCAACGTGTAGGCTGGTGTTTTATCGAGTTTCGCGAGTATCTTGGCGCGTGTAAGTTCCGCGATTGTAAACACGGTGACGATCCCGGCTGTGCACTGCAAGAAGCTCTGAGCCAAGGTAAGATCAGCGCAGATCGCTTTCATAATTACCATAAAATTATCGCCAGCTTAGATGAACAACGTCATGCCCGCCATTTCCGCGCGGCCACTGACGAATAA